The following coding sequences are from one Apodemus sylvaticus chromosome X, mApoSyl1.1, whole genome shotgun sequence window:
- the LOC127674586 gene encoding nuclear RNA export factor 2-like: protein MQSLTLEEEYKMNHSRGFQGRKRGVNYIWNKFDRRNNHLDHSGAPYAMGLKRRRERYSYEDQYFLTVWDDRKPEQDETDLDAEDGIEEKWYKVTIPSGRKYEKTWLMNSIQNLCSVPFIPVDFHYDKNRARFFVQNAKTASALKDISYRICDEASRKISIFVSPSVVPYSVQNKFTSEQMEDIKKSMMNRYDTSQKALDLEKFRFDQDLVDKDIDMMLNRRSCMVATLQIIQSNIPELLALNLKNNKLYQLDGLSDMTEKAPHVKILNLSRNKLKSITELEKVKELKLEELWLEGNPFCNCFSDHSEYINAIRDLFPKLLRLDGKELIVPTGMDIEASQPCKETCNESEVIKNLVLQFLKEYYLLYDNGDRLRLLDAYHDQACFSLSVPFNVSDPDLNNLEEYFKYNRDIKKQQDSYMRMQLLKHTKHDIVNSLSLLPKTQHDLCSFWVDLCFHTEMMLCFSVNGLFKEVEGKCQGCIRAFTRIFIAIPCSDSRICIMNDELIVRNASPKEIQKAFASSPAPDTSSKPLLSEEQQEMVKSFSEQSGMKLDWSQKCLEDNEWDYGKAGEAFLALQNEGKIPKEFFK, encoded by the exons ATGCAGAGCCTGACATTGGAAGAAG AATACAAAATGAATCATAGCCGTGGTTttcaaggaagaaagagaggtgtGAATTATATCTGGAATAAATTTGACAGGAGGAACAATCATCTTGATCATTCTGG tGCTCCTTATGCCATGGGACtgaaaaggaggagagaaagataCAGTTATGAGGACCAATATTTTCTAACTGTGTGGGATGACAGAAAACCCGAGCAGGATGAAACGGATCTGGATGCTGAAGATGGAATTGAGGAAAAATGGTACAAGGTCACA ATTCCAAGTGGAAGAAAATATGAGAAGACGTGGCTAATGAATTCAATCCAGAACCTCTGTAGTGTGCCCTTCATCCCTGTTGAT TTCCACTATGACAAGAACCGGGCCCGGTTTTTTGTTCAGAATGCTAAAACTGCCTCTGCATTGAAAGATATCAGCTACAGGATTTGTGATGAAGCAAGCAGAAAA ATATCTATCTTTGTCAGTCCTTCCGTTGTACCCTATTCTGTCCAAAACAAGTTTACATCAGAACAAATGGAGGATATAAAG AAATCTATGATGAACCGGTATGACACCTCCCAGAAAGCTTTGGACCTTGAGAAGTTTCGATTTGACCAGG ACTTAGTGGACAAGGATATTGACATGATGCTGAATCGAAGAAGCTGCATGGTTGCCACACTACAGATCATTCAAAGCAATATCCCTGAA CtgttagccttgaacttgaaaaacaacaaattgTACCAGCTGGATGGGCTGTCTGACATGACTGAGAAGGCCCCTCACGTTAAGATTCTGAACCTCTCCCGAAATAAg CTGAAGTCCATCACGGAGTTGGAGAAGGTGAAAGAACTGAAGCTGGAAGAGCTGTGGCTGGAAGGGAACCCCTTCTGCAACTGCTTCTCGGATCATTCTGAGTATATAAA tgcTATACGGGACCTATTTCCCAAGTTGTTGCGTCTG GATGGCAAGGAACTAATAGTACCAACAGGAATGGACATCGAAGCCTCCCAACCATGCAAG GAAACCTGTAACGAATCTGAAGTCATAAAAAATCTAGTTCTGCAATTTCTGAAAGA ATACTACTTGCTTTATGACAATGGAGATCGACTTCGTCTTCTCGATGCTTACCATGACCAGGCCTGTTTCTCCCTGTCGGTTCCTTTCAATGTCAGTGACCCAGACCT GAACAACTTGGAAGAGTATTTTAAATATAACAGAGATATAAAGAAGCAACAAGATTCAT ACATGCGCATGCAGTTGCTGAAGCACACAAAACATGACATCGTGAACTCTCTTAGCTTGTTACCCAAAACTCAGCATGATCTTTGCTCTTTCTGGGTGGACTTGTGTTTCCACACG GAAATGATGCTCTGTTTTTCTGTGAATGGACTGTTCAAGGAAG TGGAAGGAAAATGTCAAGGCTGCATCCGTGCCTTCACAAGGATCTTCATTGCTATCCCTTGCAGCGATTCAAG AATTTGCATCATGAATGATGAGCTGATTGTGAGGAATGCCAGTCCCAAAGAGATACAAAAGGCCTTTGCCTCGTCACCTGCACCTGACACTTCATCCAAGCCTTTACTCTCTGAAGAACAACAGGAAATGGTGAAGTCTTTCTCTGAGCAATCTGGAATGAAACTTGACTGGTCTCAGAA